GGTGGCCGCCTCGCCGACCTTCCCCGGGGTGCCCGCCCTGATCAGCGGCGCCGGCCCGGCGTTCTACCACCGGATGGACGAGACGCAGACGCCCGCGGCCGGTTCGGCGGCGGCCGACGCGGTGAACGCCAGCGCCGGTGTCTACGAGACCGCGACCAACAACGCCACCCCCTGGTGGCGCCTCGACGACCCGGCCGGCGCCACGGTGTTCCGGGACAGCTCCGGCGCCGGCAACACCGCCTTCATCAACGGCACCGCCGCCGGCGGCTACCCGGGCCCGACCGGCGGGGCGGTTCAGCCGGGCAACGGCGGCTCGCTGTCCGCGCTGCTGTCGCCGTTCCGCTCGGACCGGGCGTTCACCGTCACCGCCTGGTTCAACCCGGGTGGCCTGGTGCCCACCTCCAGCAGCACCCGGGTCGGCGTGGTGCACATGACCGGCAACTCGTCCGGTACGCCCAGCGGCACCGGCACCTACCCGCGCAGCGACCTCATGATCTTCGGCGACTATCCGGCGCACTGCCCGAACACGGCGGCGTCCTGCTGGGGTGCGGCCATGGCGGGCGACCCGCAGACCTCCACGGTCGCCTTCGACTACGCGTTGGGCAGCACCCCGGTGCTGGCCAACACCTGGGTCCAGCTGACCGCGGTGTTCGACACCACGACCCTGTACCTGTACGTCAACGGGGTGTTGGAGGGCTCGGTGGCACACACCATCTTTCATCCCTCCACCAACGCCGGGATCGGCCTGGGCCGGTACCGGGACGCCGCCTGGAAGGGCCTCGGCGACGGGAGTACCCAGATCGGCGAGGTGCGTGCCTGGCGCAGGGCGTTGAGCGGCGCCGAGCTCGCCCAGCTCCCGGTACGCCCGACCGCCCGCTGGCCGTTCACCGAGGCCACCGGCAGCAACCCGACGTACACCAGTGTCGCGGCCAGCACCGGCACCCCCGGCGTCGTGGCCGGATCCGCGAGCGTCGCGCTCAGCGGAGGCGCGAGCCTGGCCGCCGGGCGCGACGGCAACGCGCTCACCATGTCCGCCGCCGGGTACGTGCAGGGCCCGGCCGCCCAGCTCGCCACCACCGGCAGCTTCACGGTCTCCGCCTGGGTGCGGCTGACCGACAGCAGCACCACCCGGACCTTCGTCGCGGAGAACACCGCCGCCGCCACCGCGGTCAGCCTCGGCTACGACCAGCCCGCCGGCCAGTGGGTGATGCGGGTGCTCACCAGCGGCGGAACCACGGTGCCGGTGTACGGCGACGTCACCGGCCCGGTCGTCAACCAGTGGGTCCACCTGGTCGGCATCCACGACGACTTCAACAACGTGCTGCGCCTGTACGTCAACGGGGTGCCCCAGAGCAGCGTGGCCTTCGCCTTCATTCCGGCCATCGCCACCACCGCGCTGCAGATCGGGCGCCGCCTGTCCGCCGGCTCGACCGTGGAGGCGTGGCTCGGCCAGATCGACGACGTCCGGGTGTACAACGGTTACCCGCTCGCCACCGCGGCCACCACCAGCGCCACCATCAGCACCTTCGTCGGCCTGATGTACCCGGCCATCGCCGCCGAACAGGCCGGTGGCCTGCTCGGCACCAAGACCGGGCACGCCGGATCCACCTCGGTGGCGTTCGGCGGCACCGTGAACGCCTCCAACGCCAAATACGCCGCCACCGCGGCCACCGCCGCGTTCACCGTCGAGTGCCTGATCCGGGTCGGGGTCGACGACGTCGGCGTCATCGCGGGTTTCGCCGGCACGGCCACCCGGCTCGGCAGCGGTTTCAGCGACCGGCTGCTCTACGTGGACCCGGCGGGCAAGGTCGAGTTCGGCGTGGTCAAGAGCGGCGCCGCGGTCACCGTGTCGAGTTCCGCCACGGTCGACGACGCCCTGTGGCACCACGTGATGGGCAGCGTCGGCGCCGCCGGGCTCAAGCTCTATGTCGACGGGGTGCTGACCACCAACACCAGCGTGGTCGCGGCAACCGCGGCCACCGGGTACTGGCGGCTGGGCGGCGCCCCGCTGCAGCCCGTGGACAACTGGCCGGCGGCACCCGGCAACCCGTACCTGACCGGCACCGTCGACGAGTTCGCCGTCTACCCGCGGCAACTGACCGACCAGGAGAATCTGTGGCGGGTCCACGGCAACTACTGACCGGCACCGTCTCAGGCCGCGGCGGGCATCTCGATCCGGTTGCGGCCTCGATCCTTGGCCAGATAGAGCGCCCGGTCGGCCCTCTGCAGCAGCTCCTCCGACGTCTCCTCGCCGTCCCACACGGCCAGGCCCGCCGAGAACGTCTGGTCCTGGGGGGTGACCGCCAGCATCCGGCTCAGCGCCTCGTGCGCGCTCGCCGCGTCCGCGCCCGGCAGCAGCACCACGAACTCCTCGCCGCCGTAACGCGCGAGCAGGTCCACCGAGCGCAGCGTGCCGTGCCAGGCCGCGCTCGCCGCCTTCAGCAGGCGGTCCCCGGCCGGATGGCCGAACGTGTCGTTGAAGCGCTTGAAGTGGTCCAGGTCGATGATCGCGGCGGCGACCGGCAGGTGGTCGCGGCGGGCGCGTTCCAGGGCGCGGGGCACCTCGTCGTTCCAGGCTCGCCGGTTCGGCAGGCCGGTCAGCTCGTCCGAGCGGGCCAGCTCGCGGACCTGCCGGGCCTGCCGTTCCACGTCCCGCAGCAGCCCCGCCATCCGCGCCACGACCAGCAGGAACAGCACGGTCGAGCCGATCGCGATGCTGCCGCCGTTGACGACCTGCCCCTGGTGCACCTGGAGGGCGAGCAGGCCGGGCGCGATCAGCGAGGCGCCGGTCAGCAGCATCAGCAGGCCGGCGCCGAGCCGGGTGGTGCTCTCCTGCGCCGACTTGCCCAGTTTGTCGGCGGCCGGGTCGAGGGCGGCGACGGCGAACAGCGCGAAGGCGACCAGGAAGACCGACTCCAGGATCCGGACGAACCAGGGCGTCTCCTCCAGCGCCAGCCCGGGGGCGCCCAGGTTGTCGAGGATGACCCAGGAACTGTCGCCGAGCAGCAGCGTGCCGAGCGCGCCGGCCATCCACCAGAGTGCGCCGCCGCGGCTGCCGCCGCTGCGCAGCAGCCGGGTCATCATGGCCAGCAGCAGCAGGTCACCGATCGGGTAGGCGGCCTGGACGGCGTGCGCCAGCCTGTCCATGTGGCTGACCAGGTTGATCGGGTCGATGACGTAGACCCAGGCGAGCAGCCCGAAACCGGTGGTGATGGTGGCCGCGTCGACCATCGCGGTCCAGTTGGCCCAGCGGTCGCGGCGGCGAATCAGCAGGGCGATCCCGGCCGCGCAGGCCGGATAGAGGCCCAGGAAGAACGGGTCGGCCGGGGTCGGCAGGTCGACCAGGCCCCAGAGCAGCGCGCAGGTCTTGGCGACGCCGATGCCGGTGGCGTTGCTGAACACGCCGGCGGCGAGCAGGTACCACGGCAGCCAGTCGCCGCGCTCCTGGCGCCGGGCGCCGAGCACGATGGCGGCAGCGGCCAGCCAGCCGATGCCGACCTGCCAGCCGGCCAGCAGCCACTCGTCGCCCGGCAGGAACTGGTACGCCACGATCGCGACGGCCGCCACCGTGGCGAACGTCATCTGGGTCTGCCTTCGCCCGCTCGTCACCGACCCAGAAGAAGCCCTGCCGGTTGCAGCCGGGGTCCAAATCCGCTTTCGGTCAGTCGCGTTTTCGGACCAAGGTCACACCGTCCCGGACCGGGAGCATCACCGAGTCGACCCGCTCATCGCGCACGATGCGGTCGTTGAGCTCGGCCATCGTCCGGTCGGCCGGCTCGGTGGGGTGCAGCACCCGGCCGCCGCGGAGCACGTTGTCCAGGGCCAGCAGGCCGCCGGGGCGCAGCCGGGTGACCAGCTCCTC
Above is a genomic segment from Actinoplanes ianthinogenes containing:
- a CDS encoding LamG domain-containing protein; this translates as MRWLATAALLVTVLAYGCWQVAGAGYTSSVSVPATVAASPTFPGVPALISGAGPAFYHRMDETQTPAAGSAAADAVNASAGVYETATNNATPWWRLDDPAGATVFRDSSGAGNTAFINGTAAGGYPGPTGGAVQPGNGGSLSALLSPFRSDRAFTVTAWFNPGGLVPTSSSTRVGVVHMTGNSSGTPSGTGTYPRSDLMIFGDYPAHCPNTAASCWGAAMAGDPQTSTVAFDYALGSTPVLANTWVQLTAVFDTTTLYLYVNGVLEGSVAHTIFHPSTNAGIGLGRYRDAAWKGLGDGSTQIGEVRAWRRALSGAELAQLPVRPTARWPFTEATGSNPTYTSVAASTGTPGVVAGSASVALSGGASLAAGRDGNALTMSAAGYVQGPAAQLATTGSFTVSAWVRLTDSSTTRTFVAENTAAATAVSLGYDQPAGQWVMRVLTSGGTTVPVYGDVTGPVVNQWVHLVGIHDDFNNVLRLYVNGVPQSSVAFAFIPAIATTALQIGRRLSAGSTVEAWLGQIDDVRVYNGYPLATAATTSATISTFVGLMYPAIAAEQAGGLLGTKTGHAGSTSVAFGGTVNASNAKYAATAATAAFTVECLIRVGVDDVGVIAGFAGTATRLGSGFSDRLLYVDPAGKVEFGVVKSGAAVTVSSSATVDDALWHHVMGSVGAAGLKLYVDGVLTTNTSVVAATAATGYWRLGGAPLQPVDNWPAAPGNPYLTGTVDEFAVYPRQLTDQENLWRVHGNY
- a CDS encoding GGDEF domain-containing protein, with the translated sequence MTFATVAAVAIVAYQFLPGDEWLLAGWQVGIGWLAAAAIVLGARRQERGDWLPWYLLAAGVFSNATGIGVAKTCALLWGLVDLPTPADPFFLGLYPACAAGIALLIRRRDRWANWTAMVDAATITTGFGLLAWVYVIDPINLVSHMDRLAHAVQAAYPIGDLLLLAMMTRLLRSGGSRGGALWWMAGALGTLLLGDSSWVILDNLGAPGLALEETPWFVRILESVFLVAFALFAVAALDPAADKLGKSAQESTTRLGAGLLMLLTGASLIAPGLLALQVHQGQVVNGGSIAIGSTVLFLLVVARMAGLLRDVERQARQVRELARSDELTGLPNRRAWNDEVPRALERARRDHLPVAAAIIDLDHFKRFNDTFGHPAGDRLLKAASAAWHGTLRSVDLLARYGGEEFVVLLPGADAASAHEALSRMLAVTPQDQTFSAGLAVWDGEETSEELLQRADRALYLAKDRGRNRIEMPAAA